A window from Temnothorax longispinosus isolate EJ_2023e chromosome 1, Tlon_JGU_v1, whole genome shotgun sequence encodes these proteins:
- the LOC139809200 gene encoding DENN domain-containing protein 1A isoform X4 produces the protein MGSRLRENVKQLFECFCEVAAPIGEKPAWILQKYPNSFSDEEILKSVPKFAYPCEFENLLVQHFSFVLTSIDSKWTFGFCRHDPKTETALVVLSALPWHETFYKLLNHIASLTSNASGEDLWKFLESVHTCGVPVPGNSLSIPLPNSTLNFICQSPKQFQLPSIPENRNLTEYYSAVDSHNMMMIFASMLYERRIIFISKRLSRLSACVQACNALIYPMIWQHIYIPVLPLSLIDYLLAPMPFLIGVPTLTLQKVPKSDLGEVVILDADNNTIESPFQDLESLPQDVVTNLKKALRNRPALLGDGVSRAFLRALVQLTAGYREALTLQQGERITFNQNAFVESRPSSMQPFLRKMLELQIFQQFIEERLNMLNSGLGFSDEFEMEACSYSAKSSSKFMQQYREWTYTMRKESSAFFRSVKDKANPAVKYAVKSVKDKGKDMKTAYKGLKWKGRSNRSETSMRFHQPRSAPSSPTLDRRPIGFTSPPKSPNGISAATSYRKDLRLPNSNFTDTSRKQYSPLSPSSPEESDSPLERINIDLMHELRDVIFPNTPPVDRTDSPDVPDLIRLDSTNSNDDFDPLLSKSSEFSSTKQMSQSLHLPEMGEGLSNPLYPYFQQPLHKNNEKAKTSDNVGDMDLLQAYGIDFNKFSLSNGDNPSAMNTAACNRSDNSINNTMDTFSLTLNTPAIKSQNNWTKFE, from the exons ATGGGATCTAGATTAAG GGAAAATGTCAAACAGCTTTTTGAATGCTTCTGCGAGGTAGCCGCACCAATAGGAGAAAAGCCAGCTTGGATACTCCAGAAATATCCCAATTCCTTTTCGGATGAAGAGATACTTAAATCCGTTCCTAAATTTGCATATCCTTGCGAATTTGAAAA TTTATTGGTACAGCACTTTTCGTTCGTGCTTACTAGCATAGATTCAAAATGGACTTTTGGATTCTGCCGTCACGATCCCAAAACAGAAACGGCTTTAGTAGTCCTGAGCGCACTTCCGTGGCACGAAACATTTTACAA ATTATTGAATCACATTGCATCCTTGACCAGCAATGCCAGCGGAGAAGATCTGTGGAAATTTCTTGAGAGTGTACATACGTGTGGAGTTCCAGTGCCTGGAAACTCCCTATCCATCCCTTTACCAAATTCTAcatta aattttatttgtcaaagCCCAAAACAGTTTCAATTACCTAGTATCCCTGAAAAT AGGAACTTGACTGAATATTATAGCGCTGTAGATTCGCACAATATGATGATGATATTCGCATCTATGTTATACGAACGccgtatcatttttatttcaaaacgtCTATCAAGATTGAGTGCATGTGTACAAGCATGCAACGCTTTAATTTATCCAATGATTTGGCAACATATATACATCCCCGTTCTGCCATTATCattaatagattatttattaGCGCCTATGCCATTCTTAATTGGTGTGCCTACCCTGACGCTTCAG AAAGTACCCAAGAGTGATTTAGGAGAAGTTGTTATTTTAGATGCtgataataatacaattgaatCACCGTTTCAAGATCTGGAGTCTTTACCTCAAGACGTA GTAACGAATTTGAAGAAAGCGTTACGCAACAGGCCAGCTCTTCTCGGAGATGGCGTATCAAGGGCATTCCTGCGTGCGTTAGTGCAGTTAACAGCAGGTTATAGAGAAGCATTAACTTTACAGCAGGGTGAGCGTATTACGTTCAATCAAAATGCATTCGTCGAAAGTAGGCCATCTTCTATGCAACCCTTTTTACGAAAGATGTTGGaattacaaattttccaacaa TTTATAGAAGAAAGGTTGAACATGCTCAATTCAGGACTCGGTTTCTCGGACGAGTTCGAAATGGAAGCCTGCAGTTATTCAGCCAAATCAAGTAGTAAATTTATGCAGCAGTATAGGGAATGGACTTACACCATGCGAAAAGAAAGCTCCGCATTTTTCCGTAGTGTAAAAGATAAG GCTAATCCAGCAGTAAAATATGCTGTTAAATCA GTGAAAGATAAAGGCAAAGATATGAAAACGGCATATAAAGGATTAAAGTGGAAAG GACGGTCTAATAGAAGTGAAACCAGTATGAGATTTCACCAGCCACGATCGGCTCCTAGCTCGCCTACATTAGACAGAAGACCTATTGGATTTACATCCCCGCCAAAGTCTCCAAATGGTATATCAGCAGCAACTAGTTACCGAAAGGACTTGCGTTTGCCGAATAGCAATTTCACTGATACAAG taGAAAACAATACTCACCTTTAAGTCCTAGTTCTCCTGAAGAATCAGACTCTCCATTGGaacgtataaatatagatCTTATGCACGAACTTCGAGATGTGATATTTCCAAATACACCGCCTGTGGATAGGACA GATTCTCCCGATGTCCCAGATTTGATACGGCTAGATTCAACAAACAGCAACGACGATTTCGATCCGCTTCTATCTAAATCTTCCGAATTTTCGAGCACAAAACAGATGAGCCAATCGTTACATTTACCTGAAATGGGTGAAGGTCTCAGTAACCCCTTATACCCTTATTTTCAACAACCGTTGCACAAAAACAATGAGAAGGCGAAAACCTCTGATAATGTGGGTGATATGGATTTATTACAGGCGTATGGTATagactttaataaatttagctTATCCAATGGTGATAATCCATCCGCAATGAATACCGCCGCGTGTAATCGAAGTGATAACAGTATTAATAACACGATGGACACATTCAGTTTAACGCTGAATACACCTGCCATTAAATCACAAAATAATTGGACGAAGTTTGagtaa